The nucleotide sequence AATATAAATAATCTTATGATGAATTTGCAAATCTTTACAAAGCATTAATGCATCATCTAAATTTTCTTTTTTAGAATGTTTTGTAGGCATTAAAAGCACAAAAAGTTTTTCACCCACTGCTTTTTTGCAAAGATGAGCTACTAAAGCTGAATCTATCCCACCGCTTAAACCTAAGATGAGATTTTTATCCCCTGCTTGTTCTTTTATAAAATTGATCAATAATTCTTGTAATTTTGTATAATTCATAAAAAATCTTTAAATATTAATTTTTTAAAATTATATTTGATTTAGTTAAAAGGAAGTTTATATGCGTATTTTAAAACAACCATGCGGAATGTATGAAACAAATTGTTATATTATAGATCACAATAATAAGCAAATCATCATCGATCCAGGTGAAAATGCTTATGAGTTTATCAAAGAAAACGCAAGCAAACCTTTAGCTATTTTAAATACCCATGGTCATTATGATCATGTTTATGATAATGCTAAGGTTAAAATGGTTTATGAAATTCCACTTTTTATCCATAAAGATGATGCTTTTATGTTAAAAGATCCTTTTAATTATGGTTTTGAGCATTCAAATGCTGATGTGTTAATAGAAAATGAAAATGAATTTAGTATAGATGAGTTTAAGTTTAAATTTCATCATTTCCCAGGGCATACTCCAGGGTGTTGTATGATAGAACTTGTGGGTGAAGATGTGCTTTTTAGTGGAGATTTTTTATTTTACCGTAGTATTGGTAGATGGGACTTTCCTTACTCAGATGCAGCTAAGATGAAAGAGAGTTTGCTTAAAGTTTTAGCTTATGAAAAAGATTTTAGATTACTTCCAGGGCATGGAGAAGAAAGCACTTTAAAAGAAGAACAAAAAGCAATTCCTGCTTGGTTAAGGTATTTTCACTAATGGATAAGGTTTTATATTTTTTAAGTTTTTTGCTGATTTTAAGTGCGGTTTTGAGTTTTTTTAAACCTAAAGAAACAAAAAAGAAATTTTTTCACAAATGCCCATGTTTTAGAGCGGTGGAAAATGGTTTAATGAGTAGAATTTGCATTTATGCAGGAAGTTTTGGTTTTATGTATTCTGTGCTTTATATTGGTTTTGGAGTGTATGATAAAAAGCTTTTTGTGATTTTGTTTTTATCTTTTGCGATATGGTATTTTGCTTGGGTTTTAAAAAAAGAGTAAAAAACTATCATTAAAAATGTTAAAATACTTTTTTAATTATCAAAAAGGGTATCAAAATGAGAAAAAGCATAGCAGAATGGCAAAAACAAGAGCTACTTTTACTTTCCTTGCCTCATGAAAATAGCGATTGGAAGCCTTATTTAGAAGAGATTTTACAAAGCTATGAAGAATTTATTAAAGCTGTGGCAAATTTTCAAAAAGTTTTACTTATAGCGCCAAGTGAAAAAGACTTTCAAAGATTTAAGCATATAAAAAACGTTGATTTTTTTAAGTGTGATACTAATGATACTTGGATTAGAGATTTTGGTGCAATTGATGTGCTTGAAGATGATAAAACTATAGGGCTTGATTTTATTTTTAATGCTTGGGGTGATAAATTTCAAAGCACTTTAGATAATGCGGTAAATTCAAAACTTTTTGCGCAAAAATTATCTGGAAAATTAGAAAAAATTGATTTTATCTTAGAAGGTGGGAGTATTGATTTTAATGGGCAAGGAGTAATGCTTACAACGAGTGCTTGTTTGTTAAATGAAAATAGAAATTCCCATTTAAATAAAGAGCAAATTGAAGCTAAGTTAAAAGAAATTTTTGGCTTAAAACAAATTGTATGGTTAAATCATGGTTATATAAAAGGTGATGATACTGATCATCATATAGATACTCTAGCAAGATTTATCAATGAAAAAACCATTGCTTATTGTGTGTGTAAAGATGAAAATGATGAGCATTATAAGCCCTTAAAAGCTATGGAGGGAGAACTTAAAAAAACAGGGTTTGATTTATTAGAACTTCCTTTGCCTAAGCCTTTGTATTTTGAAGGTAAAAGGCTTGGTGCTACTTATGCAAATTTTGTTTTTGTTAATGGTGGCTTGATAGTGCCAACTTATAATGATGAAAACGATGCTTTGGTATTAGAAAATTTACAAAAAGCATGCAAAGATAGAAAAGTAGTAGGGGTTGATGCAAGAGTGTTTTTAAGACAAAATGGTTCTTTGCATTGTTCTTGTCAAAACCGCTATGAAGGTCAAAGATGAATTTGCAAAAAAGCGCAACTATCATCGCAAGTGTATGTGCTATTTTTTTAGCTATTGTTAAATTTATAGTAGGTTTAGCTTCGGGTTCTGTTGCGGTGCTTTCTAGTGCGATTGATTCTTTACTTGATTGTGTGATTTCGGGTTTAAATTTTTTAGCTTTGAAAAAAAGCTCTCAAGGATCTAGTAAAGAATATAATTTTGGCCTTAGTAAAATTGAAGCCTTAATGGGGCTTTTTGAAGGTCTTGTTATTAGCGGGATTGGGGTTTATATTTTTTATGAGAGTGTTTTGAAAATTCACAATCAAGAAAGTGTAGAAAAACTTGATCTTGGAATTTATGTCATGGCTTTTGCTATGGCTGTAACTTTGTATTTGGTGGTTTTTTTAAATTATGTTGCTAAAAAAACAAAAAGCTTGATTATAAAAGCTGATAGCTTGCACTATAAAATAGACTTTTTAACTAATGCTCTAACGCTTTTAGCACTTGTGATTATAGCTTTTACAAATTATCATTTTATTGATGGATTATTTGGTATAGCTATAAGTTTATATACGATTTTTTCAGCTTTTAAAATCATCAAAGAAAGTTCTAAAATTTTATTAGATGTGGCAATTGATAAAGAACAAGTTGAAGTGATTAAACAAATTATAAGTGCAAATAAAGAAGTCAAAAGCTTTCATCATTTAAAAACTAGAAAAAGTCCTGATATACTTTATGTTAGTGTGCATTTAGTTTTTGAACCTACAATATCACTTTTAAAAGCTCATAAAATCGGTGATGAGATTGAAGATAGTATAAGGGAGCATTTTAAAGATGATTTTTGGAATATCCATATACACTTAGACCCTTATGATGATTCAGAAGAAGAAAGGAGTAAAAATGAAATTAGCACTCATACAGCAAGAATTTAAACAAAATAAAGAAAAAACTATAGAAAAAACATGCGAACTTATCAAGCAAGCAGCAAAGGAAAAGGCTGAGCTTGTATGCTTGCAAGAGCTTCATCAAACGCAGTATTTTTGTCAAAGTGAAAATACAGACTTTTTTGATTTGGCAAATGACTATGAAGAAGATGTTAAGTTTTGGTCTAATGTAGCTAGGGAAAATAATGTTGTTTTGGTAACTTCTTTATTTGAAAAAAGAAGCGCAGGGCTTTATCATAATACTAGTGTGGTATTTGAAAAAGATGGCTCCATAGCAGGTAAATACCGCAAAATGCATATTCCTGATGATCCTTGTTTTTATGAAAAATTTTATTTTACTCCAGGTGATTTGGGTTTTGAACCTATACAAACAAGTGTTGGAAAACTTGGGGTTTTAATATGTTGGGATCAATGGTATCCTGAAGCTGCTAGGTTAATGGCTTTAAAGGGAGCTCAAATTTTGATTTATCCTACTGCTATAGGTTGGTTTGATAAGGATGAAAAAGAAGAAAAACAAAGACAACTTGAAGCTTGGATAGGTGTGCAAAGAGGCCATGCTATAGCTAATGGCTTACC is from Campylobacter sp. CNRCH_2014_0184h and encodes:
- a CDS encoding cation diffusion facilitator family transporter, with the translated sequence MNLQKSATIIASVCAIFLAIVKFIVGLASGSVAVLSSAIDSLLDCVISGLNFLALKKSSQGSSKEYNFGLSKIEALMGLFEGLVISGIGVYIFYESVLKIHNQESVEKLDLGIYVMAFAMAVTLYLVVFLNYVAKKTKSLIIKADSLHYKIDFLTNALTLLALVIIAFTNYHFIDGLFGIAISLYTIFSAFKIIKESSKILLDVAIDKEQVEVIKQIISANKEVKSFHHLKTRKSPDILYVSVHLVFEPTISLLKAHKIGDEIEDSIREHFKDDFWNIHIHLDPYDDSEEERSKNEISTHTARI
- a CDS encoding agmatine deiminase family protein, whose protein sequence is MRKSIAEWQKQELLLLSLPHENSDWKPYLEEILQSYEEFIKAVANFQKVLLIAPSEKDFQRFKHIKNVDFFKCDTNDTWIRDFGAIDVLEDDKTIGLDFIFNAWGDKFQSTLDNAVNSKLFAQKLSGKLEKIDFILEGGSIDFNGQGVMLTTSACLLNENRNSHLNKEQIEAKLKEIFGLKQIVWLNHGYIKGDDTDHHIDTLARFINEKTIAYCVCKDENDEHYKPLKAMEGELKKTGFDLLELPLPKPLYFEGKRLGATYANFVFVNGGLIVPTYNDENDALVLENLQKACKDRKVVGVDARVFLRQNGSLHCSCQNRYEGQR
- a CDS encoding MBL fold metallo-hydrolase, with the translated sequence MRILKQPCGMYETNCYIIDHNNKQIIIDPGENAYEFIKENASKPLAILNTHGHYDHVYDNAKVKMVYEIPLFIHKDDAFMLKDPFNYGFEHSNADVLIENENEFSIDEFKFKFHHFPGHTPGCCMIELVGEDVLFSGDFLFYRSIGRWDFPYSDAAKMKESLLKVLAYEKDFRLLPGHGEESTLKEEQKAIPAWLRYFH
- a CDS encoding N-carbamoylputrescine amidohydrolase, which translates into the protein MKLALIQQEFKQNKEKTIEKTCELIKQAAKEKAELVCLQELHQTQYFCQSENTDFFDLANDYEEDVKFWSNVARENNVVLVTSLFEKRSAGLYHNTSVVFEKDGSIAGKYRKMHIPDDPCFYEKFYFTPGDLGFEPIQTSVGKLGVLICWDQWYPEAARLMALKGAQILIYPTAIGWFDKDEKEEKQRQLEAWIGVQRGHAIANGLPVVAINRVGFEKDESGVEDGIRFWGNSFVFGAQGEELFRADDKQELCKIVEIDMQRCENVRRWWPFLRDRRIEYFHELNKRFID